One Campylobacter lari DNA segment encodes these proteins:
- a CDS encoding Ig-like domain-containing alpha-2-macroglobulin family protein, translating into MKGFLHCFFAFLLASLLLACSKNEDKSSAIRAYGFNENTQSVFVEFNTNIINQEIGVIKEREIIVNNQKTKVKYELETPTRLNIFTALKANQKYDIFIDLNDILANEKVQLKVQTPFEKLDIKGYFQNISNDESVLVLNIQSFYTLNKDELLKAIKITTQEKEIQIDKIIIQGDMASVYSKALSIKNTNTNVKVVFNKDILGLENNIDLEYILLAKSEFVFQNANIVNKNIELLFSQNISQDQNLKELIFITPKVDFKALAFGNKIKLTGDFSPNKTYEIQLAQGIKSADGISTKENYKTQVSLKDYEPAISFTNQGVFLSSKASKKIAFKSMNIKKVRLEVHQVFSNNLSEYLRYKNLQGAKNLSDYDSDIFSESDYTSEIVLKKDFDIKNTKNQWQENEIVLDGLKDLSSVFIVKLYFKEEDVDYVFDERMESWKKYRFFNQKAKVSKNLIFSDIALIAQNLNKKLFVDVRDFTTQKALGGVKVDVISKSNQVLASKMSDDNGLAVFDDIDESKALFVIASKDKQASILRLSSPLLYDGFDVDGFDLTSQNKVFIYTERGVYRPGDAIYLTMVARNDKGAVYHPIFLTFFDPRNKKLLDKIKLEPLSNGTFYKKISLDQQALSGVYLARVEFANAVFDKEILVQNIVPNRIKVSMQAPKSIKENEKLDFNISSKYLFGTPASNLQYQADLFVSKKEYKNSKYPEYIFSNPSVLVQKYQDNLKGMLDENGFTKQEFTLNDFLKNTPYNLEASIRARVFEKGSRSVEALVNSQVILHEYFVGIKRLKNHYLSSGSIINFEAIVSDLDENLIANREIKYTIYANDYSWWWDYDNYDDFLKSLKKDKNTQIVTQGSILSKDKPVKIEFDPKEYHGEMFIELEDVQSKTSTGEFFYISSFGAPSNADIVSSLKIKSDKKEYKPNETAFIEFESVKGAKAIVTLNDNAKVLKRFVIDTYEDITKVEIPILKEYMPNVYVSVILLQDYDQYTNDRALRLFGVVPLNVVDEQSKIELDLKVPDKIMPKQDFEVEIQSKNKQSYTYTVAIVDEGLLDVNAFKTPDIWGYFYQKTRFNMSIYDTYDKIIAKNISNASKVLTTGGDVFLESRANKSKNDEKARRFKPVVLFQEPVQSDENGYAKLKFNMPSYLGSVRVMVVANNLAGFGSASKDIQVSAPAVMLETLPRALRLDDEFKLLVQVFKVDDDVKNAKLKLKTKNSLINFENDEILIDFGNEKTKDIYVDAKVNSNKLGVEEIELSLNAKDYTYTQNMQIDIKALNTITYEGKSFKIPANTSMEFKITQDYINPVAFLSVSSKPILNINHRLKYLQNYPYGCIEQSTSAVLPQLFLQKLDQGANEQKNINNINALLSKYANFQTANGGFAYWQGLKDSDAWGSNYAGMFMILAKERGYYVSEGMFKAWLDYQKRYVLKAQTNKEIRINSLYLLALAKEPNLSIMNAIYEDSAYLQSLNNVSLWQLSAAYKLAGFDEVALNIAKNLSTKPDEKANYTHTYGSFLRDEAIIANAYKIIYGKDNDELLDDIKKTLEGQAWLSTQSIGYALYALANSFSDESSKTINASVKINGESKKLNTSFSKFEFNQGSALIEAKEDTYVHFGVEGIKKGIAEPFAQRMYIERSFYDENGNEIDESTIKSSQIFYMKLKISNKNYPGTSNIALTQILPSGWEIVHDLLDDEAPDFVKNSYYDFVDIRDDKIMYFFPLYSDESREFFVKLSAVTPGVYTLSGAYAEAMYDNAYKALSESKRVKVVQ; encoded by the coding sequence ATGAAAGGATTTTTACATTGTTTTTTTGCTTTTTTACTTGCAAGTTTATTGCTTGCTTGTTCTAAAAATGAGGATAAAAGCTCTGCTATAAGAGCTTATGGTTTTAATGAAAATACACAAAGTGTTTTTGTAGAGTTTAACACTAATATTATTAATCAAGAAATAGGTGTTATAAAAGAAAGAGAGATTATTGTTAATAATCAAAAGACAAAAGTAAAATATGAGCTTGAAACGCCTACAAGATTAAATATTTTTACAGCTTTAAAAGCAAATCAAAAATACGATATTTTTATAGATTTAAATGATATTTTAGCAAATGAAAAAGTGCAATTAAAAGTTCAAACTCCTTTTGAAAAACTAGATATTAAAGGATATTTTCAAAATATTTCAAATGATGAGAGTGTATTAGTTTTAAATATTCAAAGTTTTTATACTCTTAATAAAGATGAATTGTTAAAAGCTATTAAGATTACTACACAAGAAAAAGAAATTCAAATAGATAAAATCATTATTCAAGGTGATATGGCAAGTGTATATTCTAAAGCACTAAGTATCAAAAATACTAATACTAATGTAAAAGTGGTTTTCAATAAAGACATTTTAGGTTTAGAAAACAATATAGATTTAGAATATATTTTGCTTGCAAAGAGCGAATTTGTTTTTCAAAATGCAAATATAGTTAATAAAAACATAGAATTACTTTTTTCTCAAAATATTTCGCAAGATCAAAATTTAAAAGAATTGATTTTTATTACTCCCAAAGTAGATTTTAAAGCATTAGCTTTTGGAAATAAAATCAAACTTACAGGTGATTTTTCTCCAAATAAAACTTATGAAATACAACTTGCTCAAGGGATTAAAAGTGCTGATGGAATTAGCACAAAAGAAAATTATAAAACTCAAGTAAGTTTAAAAGACTATGAGCCTGCTATAAGTTTTACAAATCAAGGGGTGTTTTTATCTAGCAAAGCAAGTAAAAAAATAGCTTTTAAGAGTATGAATATTAAAAAGGTTCGTTTGGAAGTTCATCAAGTATTTTCAAATAACTTAAGTGAATATTTAAGATATAAAAATCTTCAAGGTGCTAAAAATTTAAGTGATTATGATAGTGATATTTTTTCAGAGAGTGATTATACTAGTGAAATAGTGTTAAAAAAAGACTTTGATATAAAAAATACCAAAAATCAGTGGCAAGAAAATGAGATCGTATTAGACGGTTTAAAAGATTTAAGCAGTGTGTTTATAGTCAAGCTTTATTTTAAAGAAGAAGATGTTGATTATGTTTTTGATGAGAGAATGGAGAGTTGGAAAAAATATAGATTTTTTAATCAAAAAGCAAAAGTAAGCAAGAACTTAATTTTTTCAGATATAGCTTTGATTGCTCAAAATTTAAATAAAAAGCTTTTTGTAGATGTGAGAGATTTTACCACGCAAAAGGCTTTAGGTGGGGTTAAGGTTGATGTGATTAGTAAAAGTAATCAAGTTTTAGCTTCTAAAATGAGTGATGATAATGGTTTGGCTGTTTTTGATGATATTGATGAATCAAAAGCTTTATTTGTCATTGCTTCAAAAGACAAACAAGCTTCTATTTTGCGCTTAAGTTCACCTTTATTATATGATGGTTTTGATGTTGATGGTTTTGATTTAACTTCTCAAAATAAAGTATTTATTTACACAGAAAGAGGGGTTTATAGACCAGGTGATGCTATCTATCTAACTATGGTTGCAAGAAATGATAAAGGAGCTGTTTATCATCCTATATTTTTAACTTTTTTTGACCCGCGCAATAAAAAGCTTTTAGATAAAATCAAACTTGAACCTTTAAGTAATGGAACTTTTTATAAAAAGATTTCACTTGATCAACAAGCTTTAAGTGGAGTGTATTTGGCTAGGGTTGAATTTGCAAATGCTGTTTTTGATAAAGAAATCTTAGTGCAAAATATAGTGCCAAATCGTATAAAAGTATCCATGCAAGCTCCAAAAAGTATAAAAGAAAATGAAAAATTAGATTTTAATATTAGTTCAAAATATCTTTTTGGAACACCAGCAAGTAATTTACAATATCAAGCTGATTTATTTGTAAGTAAAAAAGAATATAAAAATTCAAAATACCCAGAATACATTTTTTCAAATCCTAGTGTTTTAGTACAAAAATATCAAGATAATTTAAAAGGTATGTTAGATGAAAATGGCTTTACAAAGCAAGAATTTACTTTAAATGACTTTTTAAAAAATACCCCATATAACCTTGAAGCTAGTATAAGGGCTAGAGTTTTTGAAAAAGGTTCAAGGTCGGTTGAAGCACTTGTAAATTCACAAGTAATATTGCATGAGTATTTTGTAGGTATTAAGCGTTTAAAAAATCACTATTTAAGCTCGGGTTCTATTATCAATTTTGAAGCCATTGTAAGTGATTTAGATGAGAATTTGATAGCAAATAGGGAGATTAAATATACTATTTATGCAAATGATTATTCTTGGTGGTGGGATTATGATAATTATGATGATTTTTTAAAATCACTCAAAAAAGATAAAAACACACAAATCGTTACTCAAGGAAGTATTTTAAGTAAGGATAAACCGGTTAAAATAGAATTTGATCCAAAAGAATATCATGGTGAAATGTTCATAGAACTTGAAGATGTACAAAGTAAAACAAGCACAGGAGAGTTTTTTTATATTAGTAGTTTTGGTGCGCCAAGTAATGCTGATATAGTGAGTTCTTTAAAGATTAAAAGTGATAAAAAAGAATACAAGCCAAATGAAACAGCTTTTATAGAATTTGAAAGTGTTAAGGGTGCAAAAGCTATTGTTACTTTAAATGATAATGCAAAGGTTTTAAAACGCTTTGTGATAGATACATATGAAGATATTACAAAGGTTGAAATTCCTATTCTTAAAGAATATATGCCAAATGTTTATGTGAGCGTGATTTTACTTCAAGATTATGATCAATATACCAACGATAGAGCCTTAAGACTTTTTGGCGTGGTGCCTTTAAATGTAGTAGATGAGCAAAGTAAAATCGAGCTTGATTTAAAAGTGCCAGATAAAATCATGCCAAAACAAGATTTTGAAGTAGAAATTCAAAGTAAAAACAAGCAAAGTTATACTTATACTGTAGCTATTGTAGATGAGGGCTTGCTTGATGTGAATGCTTTTAAAACTCCAGATATTTGGGGGTATTTTTACCAAAAAACACGCTTTAACATGAGTATATATGATACCTATGATAAAATCATTGCTAAAAATATTTCTAATGCTTCTAAGGTATTAACTACGGGTGGTGATGTTTTCTTAGAAAGTAGAGCAAATAAAAGCAAAAATGATGAAAAAGCAAGACGCTTTAAACCTGTTGTGTTGTTTCAAGAGCCAGTACAAAGTGATGAAAATGGTTATGCAAAATTAAAATTTAATATGCCATCGTACTTAGGTTCGGTTAGAGTTATGGTAGTGGCAAACAACTTAGCAGGTTTTGGTAGCGCTTCTAAAGATATCCAAGTTAGCGCACCTGCTGTAATGCTTGAAACTTTGCCAAGGGCCTTAAGGCTAGATGATGAGTTTAAGCTTTTGGTGCAAGTGTTTAAAGTAGATGATGATGTAAAAAATGCAAAACTTAAATTAAAAACAAAAAATTCACTCATAAATTTTGAAAATGATGAAATTTTAATTGATTTTGGCAATGAAAAAACAAAAGATATTTATGTTGATGCAAAAGTAAATTCAAACAAGCTTGGAGTAGAAGAAATAGAGTTAAGTTTAAATGCAAAAGATTACACCTATACTCAAAATATGCAAATTGATATAAAAGCGCTAAATACCATTACTTATGAGGGTAAATCTTTTAAAATTCCTGCAAATACTTCTATGGAGTTTAAAATCACACAAGATTATATTAATCCAGTGGCATTTTTAAGTGTGAGTTCTAAGCCTATTTTAAATATAAATCATAGATTAAAATACTTGCAAAATTATCCTTATGGATGTATAGAGCAAAGTACTTCAGCAGTTTTACCACAACTCTTTTTGCAAAAACTTGATCAAGGGGCAAATGAGCAAAAAAATATTAACAATATCAATGCATTGTTAAGTAAATACGCAAATTTTCAAACTGCTAATGGTGGTTTTGCTTATTGGCAAGGACTTAAAGATTCTGATGCTTGGGGAAGTAATTATGCGGGTATGTTTATGATTTTAGCCAAAGAAAGAGGTTATTATGTGAGTGAGGGTATGTTTAAAGCATGGCTTGATTATCAAAAACGCTATGTTTTAAAAGCTCAAACAAATAAAGAAATTAGAATAAATTCTTTATATCTTTTAGCTTTAGCTAAAGAGCCAAATTTAAGTATAATGAATGCCATTTATGAAGATAGTGCTTATTTGCAAAGCCTAAATAATGTAAGTCTTTGGCAACTTAGCGCAGCTTATAAATTAGCAGGTTTTGATGAGGTAGCTTTGAATATAGCTAAAAATTTAAGCACAAAGCCTGATGAAAAAGCTAATTATACTCACACCTATGGATCTTTTCTAAGAGATGAAGCTATTATTGCGAATGCGTATAAAATAATCTACGGTAAAGATAATGATGAATTATTAGATGATATTAAAAAAACTTTAGAAGGCCAAGCTTGGCTTAGCACTCAAAGCATAGGTTATGCTTTATATGCTTTGGCAAATAGCTTTAGTGATGAAAGCTCTAAAACCATCAATGCAAGTGTAAAAATTAATGGTGAGAGTAAAAAGCTCAATACAAGTTTTTCTAAATTTGAGTTTAATCAAGGCAGCGCTTTGATAGAAGCTAAAGAAGATACTTATGTGCATTTTGGAGTAGAGGGTATTAAAAAAGGTATTGCTGAACCTTTTGCACAGCGTATGTATATAGAAAGAAGTTTTTATGATGAAAATGGAAACGAAATAGATGAAAGCACTATAAAAAGTTCTCAAATTTTTTATATGAAATTAAAAATATCAAATAAAAATTATCCAGGTACTTCTAATATAGCTTTAACTCAAATTTTACCAAGTGGATGGGAGATAGTGCATGATCTTTTAGATGATGAAGCTCCTGATTTTGTGAAAAATTCTTATTATGACTTTGTCGATATAAGAGATGATAAAATCATGTATTTCTTTCCTTTGTATTCTGATGAATCAAGAGAATTTTTTGTGAAATTAAGTGCTGTTACTCCGGGTGTTTATACTTTGAGCGGAGCTTATGCTGAGGCAATGTATGATAATGCTTATAAAGCTTTAAGTGAGAGTAAAAGAGTCAAAGTAGTGCAGTGA
- a CDS encoding mechanosensitive ion channel family protein, whose amino-acid sequence MNKIFKLVLVFLFVNILHAQEKNILEDKNSIFALVQNYIELNLLLDSFKNSDTNSTEFQDNIKEIEKQKNTILTTLPLKIVSQKIDDKEAKEFLKTKNDLQKSVENAQTKKRYYDYVDNKIKLLNLTSAEHFYLCIFELEKVFIEGAQSQTIKNIIDKSIDVLKEDMVFNFTLDKEKINDIAQLRTLEINENNLRNAIKSYNEILVYLRNNASLLETNFLFTGLGLQNAINYINEQTSISSVNVGKIVISVAVIVFFYSLKFYLAKILYFILIRLFGKNSANMEIKTHFLEKLQGPVGWFLFAYAIGICFTIFYYPAPVDIRISNILSIAYVILTAWLVINIFDSYGMVIVAKLAEKSGKREVVNLIIKILYFIIIVIAVLFVLAHLGFNISALIASLGIGGLAVALAAKDIIANFFASVLLLFDNSFNQGDWVEISGIEGTIVEIGLRKTTIRTFDNSLVFLPNSTIMGTNIKNWSKRKIGRHVKLFIGVTYDARPEQLEQCVEDIRYLLATSPLIAQVDDSALNHGGTRARYRQNLVSVNDLEGYKNSTYVAVSGFGASSIDIEVYFYTKAVDAAGFRAARQSILLELMKIVERNKLSFAFPSQSLYIEKINKEDKEELLS is encoded by the coding sequence ATGAATAAAATCTTTAAACTTGTTTTAGTATTTTTGTTTGTTAATATCTTGCATGCGCAAGAAAAAAATATTTTAGAAGATAAAAATAGTATTTTTGCTTTAGTGCAAAATTACATAGAACTTAATTTGCTTTTGGATAGTTTTAAAAATAGCGATACAAATAGCACTGAATTTCAAGATAATATTAAAGAAATAGAAAAACAAAAAAATACTATTTTGACTACTTTACCCTTAAAGATTGTTTCTCAAAAAATTGATGATAAAGAAGCAAAAGAATTTTTAAAAACTAAAAATGATTTGCAAAAGAGTGTTGAAAATGCTCAAACTAAAAAAAGATATTATGATTATGTAGATAATAAAATCAAACTTTTAAATTTAACCTCTGCAGAGCATTTTTACCTATGTATTTTTGAATTAGAAAAAGTTTTTATTGAAGGAGCTCAAAGTCAGACCATAAAAAACATTATCGATAAAAGTATTGATGTGCTTAAAGAAGATATGGTGTTTAATTTTACTTTAGATAAAGAAAAAATTAATGATATTGCTCAGCTTAGAACCTTAGAAATCAATGAAAATAATTTAAGAAATGCTATTAAATCTTACAATGAAATTTTAGTTTATCTAAGAAACAATGCTAGTTTGCTTGAGACTAACTTTTTATTTACAGGCTTGGGCTTGCAAAATGCAATTAATTATATTAACGAACAAACTTCTATAAGTAGTGTGAATGTTGGAAAAATAGTTATTTCTGTTGCTGTGATAGTCTTTTTTTATTCTTTGAAGTTTTATCTAGCAAAGATTTTATATTTTATACTCATACGTTTGTTTGGAAAAAATTCAGCTAATATGGAGATAAAAACTCATTTTCTAGAAAAGCTCCAAGGGCCAGTGGGTTGGTTTTTATTTGCTTATGCTATAGGAATTTGTTTTACTATTTTTTACTATCCTGCACCTGTTGATATAAGAATTAGCAATATTTTATCAATTGCCTATGTTATTTTAACTGCTTGGCTTGTGATAAATATCTTTGATAGTTATGGTATGGTGATTGTTGCAAAGCTTGCTGAAAAAAGTGGCAAACGTGAAGTGGTAAATTTAATCATTAAAATTTTATATTTTATCATTATAGTGATAGCTGTTTTATTTGTTTTAGCGCATTTAGGGTTTAATATTTCAGCATTGATTGCATCTTTAGGTATTGGTGGTTTAGCTGTGGCATTAGCAGCTAAGGATATTATCGCAAATTTCTTTGCTTCTGTGCTTTTGCTTTTTGATAATAGTTTTAATCAAGGCGATTGGGTGGAAATTTCAGGCATAGAAGGAACCATAGTAGAGATTGGACTTAGAAAAACTACTATTAGAACTTTTGATAATTCTTTAGTATTTTTACCAAACTCAACTATTATGGGAACAAATATAAAAAATTGGAGCAAAAGAAAAATAGGGCGCCATGTGAAATTATTTATCGGTGTAACTTATGATGCAAGACCTGAGCAACTTGAACAATGCGTAGAAGATATAAGATATTTATTAGCAACTAGTCCTTTGATAGCTCAAGTTGATGATAGCGCGTTAAATCATGGTGGAACACGCGCTAGGTATAGACAAAATTTAGTTTCAGTAAATGACTTAGAAGGATATAAAAATAGTACTTATGTAGCCGTGAGTGGTTTTGGTGCAAGTTCTATCGATATAGAAGTGTATTTTTATACTAAAGCAGTAGATGCTGCAGGTTTTAGGGCAGCAAGACAAAGCATATTGCTTGAGTTGATGAAAATTGTTGAAAGAAATAAACTTAGCTTTGCTTTTCCTTCACAAAGTCTTTATATAGAAAAAATCAACAAAGAAGACAAAGAAGAGTTGTTATCTTAA
- a CDS encoding carbonic anhydrase beta — protein MKDLIEGALKFMQEDFKEHAELFESLKNKQNPHTLFIGCADSRVIPNLITNTGPGELFVIRNIGNIVPPYRVGDDFLATTSAIEYAFNSLHIKNIIVCGHSNCGGCAALYANENDLKNMPNVKKWLTLLEPIKSKVLKVAGSDLAMRAWMTEKMNLVNSLQNLLTYPGVEEALNKKEIELHAWYYIIETGEIYEYDFNFENFVLIQERIKKYE, from the coding sequence TTGAAAGACTTGATCGAAGGCGCTTTGAAATTTATGCAAGAAGATTTTAAAGAGCATGCAGAGCTTTTTGAAAGTTTAAAAAACAAGCAAAATCCTCATACGCTTTTTATAGGTTGTGCTGATTCAAGGGTGATACCCAATTTAATCACCAATACAGGACCAGGAGAGCTTTTTGTTATAAGAAATATAGGCAATATAGTCCCACCTTATAGAGTTGGAGATGATTTTTTAGCAACTACTTCAGCTATTGAATATGCTTTTAACTCTTTACATATAAAAAATATTATAGTTTGTGGTCATAGTAACTGTGGAGGCTGCGCAGCTTTATATGCAAACGAAAATGATTTAAAAAATATGCCCAATGTTAAAAAATGGCTTACCTTGCTTGAACCTATAAAAAGTAAGGTTTTAAAAGTTGCAGGTAGTGATTTAGCTATGCGTGCTTGGATGACTGAAAAGATGAATTTGGTTAATTCTTTGCAAAATTTATTAACTTATCCAGGTGTCGAAGAGGCTTTAAATAAAAAAGAAATTGAACTTCATGCTTGGTATTACATTATAGAAACAGGTGAAATTTATGAGTATGATTTTAATTTTGAAAATTTTGTTTTAATTCAAGAAAGGATAAAAAAATATGAATAA
- a CDS encoding Bax inhibitor-1/YccA family protein — protein MSLYDRDYSNSKTQEFEGYARSDLSIFIKQTYQLFAASLLAATAGAYIGIFALAHLFAQSQATFWILFIVEIGLLFALQWKKREAPLNLILLFAFTFVSGLTLTPLLYSVLALPAGASIIAQAFALTTVAFGALSVFAMNTKRDFTMMGKMLFIALIVIVVASLINLFFQSSLVSLAISGIGAILFSFYILYDTQNIIRGNYETPIEGAVALYLDFINLFISLLNILRSFNSR, from the coding sequence ATGAGTCTTTATGATAGAGATTATTCTAACTCTAAAACTCAAGAATTTGAAGGTTATGCTAGAAGTGATTTAAGCATTTTTATAAAACAAACTTATCAGCTTTTTGCTGCTTCATTGTTAGCTGCGACAGCGGGTGCTTATATAGGAATTTTTGCACTAGCACATTTATTTGCACAATCTCAAGCAACTTTTTGGATTTTATTTATTGTTGAAATTGGTTTATTGTTTGCATTGCAATGGAAAAAAAGAGAAGCTCCGCTTAATTTAATTTTACTTTTTGCCTTTACTTTTGTTTCAGGACTTACTTTAACACCGCTTTTATATTCAGTTTTAGCACTTCCTGCAGGAGCTAGCATTATCGCTCAAGCTTTTGCTTTAACAACAGTAGCTTTTGGTGCTTTAAGTGTATTTGCTATGAATACAAAAAGAGATTTCACTATGATGGGGAAAATGCTTTTTATAGCTTTAATCGTTATCGTAGTAGCTTCTTTAATTAATCTATTTTTCCAAAGCTCACTTGTAAGCTTAGCTATTTCTGGTATTGGTGCAATTTTATTTTCTTTTTACATCCTTTATGATACTCAAAACATCATTAGAGGAAACTATGAAACACCAATCGAAGGTGCTGTTGCACTTTATCTTGATTTTATCAACCTTTTCATCTCTCTTCTTAATATTTTAAGAAGCTTTAATAGCAGATAA
- the secG gene encoding preprotein translocase subunit SecG: MTTLLIILQFAIVVIICIAVLLQKSSSIGLGAYSGSNESLFGAKGPAGFLAKFTFIMGVLLIANTIALSYMYNNANSNSLAEKAEQILPKAPETNTTSIPVAPSAPISESNTSK, encoded by the coding sequence ATGACTACTCTTTTAATTATTTTGCAATTTGCAATTGTTGTGATTATTTGTATTGCGGTTTTATTACAAAAAAGTTCAAGCATAGGACTTGGAGCATATAGCGGAAGCAATGAAAGTTTATTTGGAGCAAAAGGTCCTGCGGGATTTTTAGCTAAATTTACTTTTATAATGGGTGTTTTACTTATTGCTAATACAATTGCTCTTAGCTATATGTATAATAATGCTAATTCTAACTCACTTGCTGAAAAAGCAGAGCAAATTTTACCAAAAGCACCTGAAACAAATACAACTAGCATTCCAGTTGCACCAAGTGCCCCAATTAGTGAAAGTAATACTAGCAAATAA
- the frr gene encoding ribosome recycling factor, protein MLNEIYTKQKQQSDKSLEALKKDFTTIRTGKVNINILDHIHVDYYGSATPLNQVATVLATDASTISITPWEKSMLKAIESAIAAANIGVNPNNDGESVKLFFPPMTREQREENAKNAKAMGEKAKVAIRNIRKDANDAVKKLEKDKTISEDEAKKAYDEVQKQTDNYTAKVDELVKNKEAELLKV, encoded by the coding sequence ATGCTAAATGAAATTTATACTAAACAAAAACAACAATCAGATAAAAGCTTAGAAGCTTTAAAAAAAGATTTTACTACCATAAGAACTGGCAAAGTAAACATCAATATACTTGATCATATTCATGTTGATTATTATGGTAGCGCAACCCCACTTAATCAAGTAGCAACAGTTTTAGCAACCGATGCTTCAACCATTAGCATTACTCCTTGGGAAAAATCGATGCTAAAAGCTATAGAAAGCGCCATAGCTGCAGCAAACATAGGAGTAAATCCAAACAACGATGGTGAAAGCGTGAAATTATTCTTCCCTCCTATGACAAGAGAACAAAGAGAAGAAAATGCTAAAAATGCCAAAGCTATGGGAGAAAAAGCTAAAGTGGCCATTAGAAACATTAGAAAAGATGCAAATGATGCGGTTAAAAAGCTAGAAAAAGATAAAACAATTTCAGAAGATGAAGCCAAAAAAGCTTATGATGAAGTCCAAAAACAAACCGATAACTACACAGCAAAAGTAGATGAATTAGTCAAAAATAAAGAAGCAGAACTTTTAAAGGTTTGA
- the pyrE gene encoding orotate phosphoribosyltransferase, with the protein MNLEQIYKDCGAYLQGHFLLSSGKHSEFYLQSAKVLENPKLAGELCDELAKVIASFNIEFDSICSPALGGILAGYELARACNKRFIFTERVEGVMSLRRGFEVKKGEKFIVCEDIITTGGSALESAKIIESLGGEVVGFAALANRGFCAVKNLNNPRKENAKLPENLPLFALGNFEFDIHEANACPLCEKGTKAIKPGSRGN; encoded by the coding sequence ATGAACTTAGAACAAATTTATAAAGACTGTGGAGCATATTTACAAGGACATTTCTTGCTTAGCTCAGGAAAACATTCTGAGTTTTACCTTCAAAGTGCTAAAGTTTTAGAAAATCCAAAACTAGCAGGTGAGCTTTGTGATGAACTTGCAAAAGTTATTGCTAGTTTTAACATTGAATTTGATAGCATTTGCTCCCCTGCTTTGGGTGGAATTTTAGCAGGCTATGAGCTTGCTAGAGCTTGCAACAAACGCTTTATTTTCACTGAGCGCGTAGAAGGAGTAATGAGCCTTAGACGTGGTTTTGAAGTAAAAAAAGGTGAAAAATTTATCGTTTGTGAAGATATTATTACAACAGGTGGTTCTGCACTTGAGAGCGCAAAAATCATCGAAAGTTTAGGCGGGGAAGTGGTAGGCTTTGCAGCTTTGGCAAATCGTGGCTTTTGTGCGGTAAAAAATTTAAACAATCCAAGAAAAGAAAATGCAAAATTGCCTGAAAATTTACCACTTTTTGCACTAGGAAATTTCGAATTTGACATTCATGAAGCAAACGCTTGTCCACTTTGTGAAAAAGGCACCAAAGCTATCAAACCTGGTAGTCGTGGAAACTAA
- a CDS encoding RDD family protein, whose amino-acid sequence MKTKAKIATRFLRFKAFLIDLFLLYVPILYLFYFTLGSKEAFLNNQLIIFLCSLIFGLLQALFLAKKAQSPGLKAYDLYLIDLKNGQKLNFFRILLRYMIFIVSFGLLIGFLVSFLRKDTLALHDILSQSAIVTKVEK is encoded by the coding sequence ATGAAAACTAAAGCAAAAATAGCTACTCGCTTTTTAAGATTTAAAGCTTTTTTGATTGATCTATTTTTGCTTTATGTGCCTATTTTATATTTATTTTATTTTACACTTGGCTCTAAAGAAGCCTTTTTAAACAATCAACTTATAATTTTTTTATGTTCTTTGATTTTTGGGCTTTTGCAAGCCTTATTTTTAGCAAAAAAAGCCCAAAGTCCTGGACTTAAAGCTTATGACTTGTATTTAATTGATCTTAAAAACGGTCAAAAACTTAATTTTTTTAGAATACTCTTGCGCTATATGATTTTTATCGTAAGTTTTGGTTTGTTAATTGGGTTTTTGGTAAGTTTTTTAAGAAAAGACACTTTGGCTTTGCATGATATTTTAAGCCAAAGTGCTATTGTAACAAAGGTAGAAAAATGA